The following are from one region of the Trichocoleus sp. genome:
- a CDS encoding biotin--[acetyl-CoA-carboxylase] ligase, giving the protein MVEFDRQKFETTLQACFASKPQLGLPQALQLPRFSPHFNPVNFFQVQVFESIDSTNSALWDLLKQGAPAGTTVIALTQTAGRGQRGRPWHSAPGGLYLSLALTLDLPIAQAAPITLSSAWGIAAALRHYDLPVGIKWLNDLVVERRKLGGILTESRLRQGRIHQAVIGVGINWCNPVTDPGIQLQTILPDSSPIDSLEMVAAIVLWGLLGGYSFWQAQGTAALLRAYQHWLVNLGQQVQIGDRTAQIIGVTEAGALQVRFDSGSEMQQAEACFKPGEIYLGYELGLD; this is encoded by the coding sequence ATGGTGGAATTCGATCGTCAAAAATTTGAAACCACATTGCAAGCCTGTTTTGCCTCAAAGCCGCAACTGGGCTTACCCCAAGCATTGCAGCTGCCTCGGTTTTCGCCTCACTTTAATCCGGTCAACTTCTTTCAAGTGCAGGTTTTTGAGTCGATCGATTCAACAAATTCTGCCCTTTGGGATCTGCTGAAGCAAGGTGCACCTGCCGGAACCACTGTCATTGCCCTGACGCAAACTGCCGGACGAGGACAACGCGGACGACCATGGCACTCCGCTCCAGGAGGGTTGTATTTGTCGCTTGCCCTCACACTTGACCTGCCGATCGCCCAGGCAGCACCCATTACGCTGAGTAGTGCCTGGGGAATTGCCGCCGCCCTACGACATTACGACCTCCCAGTTGGCATCAAATGGTTGAATGACCTGGTGGTTGAGAGACGAAAGCTCGGTGGAATTCTTACAGAAAGTCGGTTACGGCAAGGACGGATTCATCAAGCAGTGATTGGGGTAGGAATCAATTGGTGTAATCCTGTGACTGATCCCGGAATTCAACTGCAAACGATTCTGCCCGATTCTAGCCCGATCGACTCGCTGGAAATGGTAGCCGCAATTGTCCTCTGGGGTCTGTTGGGCGGATATTCGTTCTGGCAGGCTCAGGGAACCGCAGCATTGTTGAGGGCTTACCAGCATTGGTTAGTCAACCTGGGACAGCAGGTGCAAATTGGCGATCGCACTGCTCAGATTATTGGCGTGACTGAAGCAGGAGCATTACAAGTTCGCTTTGATTCAGGCAGCGAAATGCAGCAAGCGGAGGCTTGTTTCAAACCGGGAGAAATTTATTTGGGATATGAATTGGGTCTGGACTGA